The DNA window CACTTTAATTGATAAACATTCTTATTTGACCTACATGACCGAACTTCATGAAGTGATTGCTGATCGGGTCGAACCAGACGCTGTGCAATACGACTTACAAAGATTATTCAGTCATCGAAAAAATGTCAGTATCGTCACAGATGAAGTCACTGGTATTGATAAAGAAAACAAGTTGGTCTTAGCTAAAAATGGTCAATATCCCTATGATTACTTAGTTTTGAGTACCGGTTCTCAGCCGAATACTTTTGCAACACCTGGTGTTGAAGAGTACGGATATATGATCGGATCATTCGAACAAGCCATTGCACTTAAGCACACCATCGAGGAACATATTCGGCTTGGTGCTGTTGAAAACGATCCAGCTAAACGAAAAAGTCTTTTGTCAATTGCAGTTGTCGGTTCAGGCTTTACCGGGGTTGAAATGATTGGCGAATTAATTGACTGGAAAACCATTCTCGCCAAGAGAAATAAAATTGATCCGTCCGAAATTAAGTTGTCGTTAATCGAGATGACTGCTAATTTGATGAATATGCTTGATCGTAAAGACGCTGCCAAAGGTGAAAAGCATCTGCGTCAACACGGTGTTGAAATTTTAAAAAATACAACGGTCGTACGCGTTGCCGAGGACTATACAGAATTTAAAGATTCGACCAAGTTTCCTACTGCAACATTAATCTGGACAGCCGGTATCAAAGCCACTGAAGAAGCACAGACTTTTGGTCTAAAACAAGGCAAAGCTGGACGAATCATTACAAATGAAAACGGTCAAGCGCTTGATCAGACTAATATTTATGTATTGGGAGACGGGTCTTTTACGGACGAAAATGGCTCAGGAAAAGGACAACCGCAGACAGTTCAAGGATCGGAAGCTGGTGCAGTCGTTGCTTCTAAAAACATTGCCCTATCAATTGCTGGCCAACCTACTAATGCAGTATTTGAAGGCAAATATTCTGGTTTCGTTGTATCGATCGGTTCTAAGTACGCCGTCGCCCAGGTCGGTAAAAATTTTCATCTAAGCGGTTTTTTTGCTCAAGCCGTCAAACACATGATCAATATCATCTATTTCGCGCAGATCACAAATGCTTACTATTTATTTAAATACATGCAACATGAATTCTTTAATAATTCCAATGAAAGAAACATGTTCTACGGTTACCTCAGCAGGCAAGGCAATGTACTTTGGTCAGTCCCGGCGCGATTGTTCCTTGGCGCAACTTGGGTAGTGGACGTGATACCAAAACTTTCTGGCAAAA is part of the Oenococcus sicerae genome and encodes:
- a CDS encoding FAD-dependent oxidoreductase; this translates as MSGISIVVVGGGFGGVYTVKKLAKKFKKNAHVHITLIDKHSYLTYMTELHEVIADRVEPDAVQYDLQRLFSHRKNVSIVTDEVTGIDKENKLVLAKNGQYPYDYLVLSTGSQPNTFATPGVEEYGYMIGSFEQAIALKHTIEEHIRLGAVENDPAKRKSLLSIAVVGSGFTGVEMIGELIDWKTILAKRNKIDPSEIKLSLIEMTANLMNMLDRKDAAKGEKHLRQHGVEILKNTTVVRVAEDYTEFKDSTKFPTATLIWTAGIKATEEAQTFGLKQGKAGRIITNENGQALDQTNIYVLGDGSFTDENGSGKGQPQTVQGSEAGAVVASKNIALSIAGQPTNAVFEGKYSGFVVSIGSKYAVAQVGKNFHLSGFFAQAVKHMINIIYFAQITNAYYLFKYMQHEFFNNSNERNMFYGYLSRQGNVLWSVPARLFLGATWVVDVIPKLSGKNSWFVNKLRLSTFDWLLTNTTSGASAAGKDATATVTKTVKATFSLSYQYGNQPMLIFKHIPKWYYNITKFMIPNTDVAFFMQKTMTVFELLIGLALIFGVFTWLSSAASVAFVTIFSLSSMFYWTNIWMIPIAIAVMNGSGRTFGIDKYLQPWLQKHLGNWWYGKTKSSYK